The proteins below are encoded in one region of Maridesulfovibrio ferrireducens:
- a CDS encoding 3-deoxy-D-manno-octulosonic acid transferase, whose product MPKSLKLKTASFVYDLGWKAALPFLHRNERLREGFDRRTLKHSLPPKADVWIQAASAGEAKLATRIMDHISPDKPTRFLLTTNTSQGFSELERTAYRLTPNSRNVSATATYFPFDMPSLATKALKAVNPKLVVLLETEIWPGFLMACKDLGIKVIIINARMTTKSLAGYMTCPSFFKLIAPEEILAISPDDANRFKTLFEIDKVSLMPNIKFDSTATAEIIPYISNPLSSIFKPKTPFIILGSVRKEEESQVLNISVALKKERPKTVIGLFPRHMHRIEAWKKMLNEKGLPWILRSEIENTVPFGHIVLWDVFGEMFSAFSLARAAFIGGSLAPVGGQNFLEPLAYGVTPVIGPFWSNFAWIGNEIFENKLARQAQDWEGVLHELLEISKKTVKPEKVKNHFEAFLEDMRGGTKMACEAINRNLS is encoded by the coding sequence ATGCCAAAATCGCTCAAGCTTAAGACAGCCTCGTTTGTCTACGACCTCGGATGGAAAGCCGCTTTGCCTTTTCTGCATCGAAACGAAAGACTACGTGAAGGGTTTGACCGCAGAACTCTGAAACACAGCCTTCCGCCAAAGGCAGATGTATGGATTCAAGCAGCCTCAGCCGGAGAAGCAAAGCTTGCAACACGGATTATGGATCACATTTCTCCTGACAAACCAACTAGATTTCTCTTAACCACCAACACTTCACAAGGATTTTCTGAGCTTGAACGGACAGCATACAGGCTGACCCCGAATTCGCGCAATGTTTCTGCGACGGCAACCTACTTTCCCTTTGATATGCCCAGTTTGGCAACAAAGGCGTTAAAGGCAGTTAATCCGAAACTGGTGGTACTTCTGGAAACAGAAATCTGGCCAGGATTCCTTATGGCATGTAAAGATCTCGGAATAAAAGTAATCATCATTAATGCAAGAATGACCACGAAAAGCCTTGCCGGATACATGACATGCCCTTCATTTTTCAAGCTCATTGCACCGGAAGAAATTCTTGCAATATCTCCGGATGATGCGAACAGATTCAAAACTTTGTTTGAAATAGACAAAGTCAGTTTGATGCCTAATATTAAATTCGACAGCACGGCCACAGCGGAAATAATTCCATATATCTCAAATCCTCTTTCCAGTATTTTCAAACCGAAAACACCTTTCATAATACTGGGTTCGGTCCGGAAAGAAGAAGAATCTCAAGTCTTAAATATTTCAGTCGCACTGAAAAAAGAAAGACCTAAAACAGTCATAGGACTTTTCCCGCGTCATATGCACCGGATCGAAGCTTGGAAAAAAATGTTGAACGAAAAAGGTCTTCCATGGATTCTCCGTTCAGAAATTGAAAACACTGTGCCCTTCGGACATATTGTTCTCTGGGATGTCTTTGGGGAAATGTTCTCAGCCTTCTCTCTGGCACGCGCTGCTTTTATCGGAGGCAGCCTTGCTCCCGTTGGCGGACAAAACTTTCTCGAACCACTGGCATACGGTGTAACTCCGGTAATAGGCCCGTTCTGGTCCAATTTCGCTTGGATCGGCAACGAAATTTTTGAGAACAAACTTGCCAGACAAGCACAGGACTGGGAAGGAGTTCTGCACGAATTACTGGAAATCAGCAAAAAAACAGTAAAGCCTGAAAAAGTTAAAAACCATTTTGAAGCTTTTCTTGAAGATATGCGCGGCGGAACAAAAATGGCCTGCGAAGCCATAAACCGGAATCTGTCGTAA
- the glgA gene encoding glycogen synthase GlgA — translation MHDVLYVTSEMYPFSKTGGLGDVMGALPPCVHEKGVNAAVITPFYGRMNLDGHKLRLVYSDLHVGYPWPSTTAEIYQTDYDGMPVYFVARGEYFDRRYYYNTHNGDYFDNCERFIFFCKTVLKWARLLPSPPAVIHSHDWQSALVPPYLHFERARDSFWKNTKSVSTIHNLAFQGRFSERLFHESGLPVEAWSMHGAEFYGDFNMLKASIAYSDAVTAVSPTYAEEILGPEFGCGLEGFLRSNSGKIEGILNGADYNVWDPCEDKFLPCCYSAEDIRGKQQCKQSMLREFYMSDQLEDKPVFGFIGRLRDQKGVDLLIDIIPKLMEKDVGLIVLGEGNLAYEAQLLELMEEYAGKLCVQVGYTENLAHAIQAGSDIFLMPSRYEPCGLTQIYALRFGTPPVATAVGGLCDTITPYPSKEATGFTFAESDADLFFEAIEQAIAVWHDREEWEKMVKRAMRKEFTWDRSADEYIKLYRKLGARI, via the coding sequence ATGCACGACGTTTTGTACGTAACTTCGGAAATGTATCCTTTTTCTAAAACTGGTGGACTTGGTGACGTTATGGGAGCTTTGCCTCCCTGTGTTCACGAAAAAGGTGTTAATGCCGCTGTTATCACCCCTTTTTATGGACGGATGAATCTGGACGGGCATAAACTCAGACTTGTTTATTCGGATTTACATGTGGGATATCCCTGGCCGTCAACGACTGCTGAAATATATCAGACAGACTACGATGGAATGCCTGTCTATTTTGTAGCCAGAGGTGAATATTTTGATCGTCGCTATTACTACAATACTCATAACGGCGACTATTTTGATAATTGCGAAAGATTTATTTTCTTTTGTAAAACTGTTTTGAAATGGGCAAGACTTCTGCCCAGTCCTCCGGCCGTGATACATTCACATGACTGGCAGTCAGCACTAGTTCCTCCTTATTTACATTTCGAACGAGCCCGTGATTCTTTCTGGAAAAATACTAAGTCGGTTTCAACGATTCATAATCTTGCTTTTCAGGGGCGTTTTTCCGAAAGGCTTTTTCACGAATCAGGGCTTCCGGTTGAAGCATGGTCCATGCACGGAGCAGAATTTTATGGTGATTTTAATATGCTCAAAGCCAGCATTGCCTACAGCGACGCAGTTACAGCCGTCAGCCCTACCTATGCAGAAGAAATTTTAGGACCTGAATTTGGTTGTGGGCTCGAAGGTTTTTTAAGAAGTAACAGTGGTAAAATCGAAGGAATTCTGAACGGGGCTGACTATAATGTCTGGGATCCTTGCGAAGATAAGTTTTTGCCATGCTGTTACAGTGCTGAGGATATTCGCGGTAAACAGCAATGCAAGCAGAGCATGCTGCGTGAATTTTATATGTCTGATCAACTTGAAGACAAACCTGTCTTTGGATTCATAGGGCGTTTGAGAGATCAGAAGGGTGTTGACCTGCTCATTGACATCATTCCGAAGCTGATGGAAAAAGATGTAGGTCTTATTGTGCTCGGTGAAGGCAATCTTGCTTACGAAGCACAGCTTCTTGAGCTTATGGAAGAGTATGCTGGAAAATTATGTGTTCAGGTCGGATATACCGAAAATCTGGCTCATGCGATTCAGGCCGGATCGGATATTTTTCTGATGCCCTCACGTTACGAACCATGTGGTTTGACCCAGATTTATGCCTTACGATTTGGAACGCCTCCTGTTGCCACAGCTGTTGGCGGGCTGTGTGATACTATTACTCCCTATCCTTCCAAAGAAGCAACGGGATTCACCTTTGCGGAATCAGACGCGGATTTATTTTTTGAAGCGATTGAACAGGCTATAGCTGTCTGGCATGACAGAGAAGAGTGGGAAAAAATGGTCAAACGGGCTATGCGGAAAGAGTTCACATGGGATCGTTCGGCTGATGAGTATATTAAATTGTATCGCAAACTCGGCGCGAGAATTTAG
- the carA gene encoding glutamine-hydrolyzing carbamoyl-phosphate synthase small subunit produces MKAILALEDGTWFEGTSFTGPGETGGETIFNTGMTGYQEVLTDPSYTGQMVCMTYPLIGNYGITKEDNESSKVHVAGFIVKECCKKPSNWRSVISLPDYLKEAGVIGIEGIDTRALTRHLRINGAMRGIISTEETDPAKLVEKAKKIPTMEGRNLVDQVTSTSCYAWRENKPVPVDVTSGYKWSGKGPKLVLIDYGVKWNILRLLEDQGFEVLSVPSSYSEKQIRDLGPDAIFLSNGPGDPGVLDHAIKTVRALCQDFPTAGICLGHQLLGLALGGKTFKLKFGHHGCNQPVLDMESQKIEISSQNHGFCVDISECSDLIMTHKNLNDETLEGFAHKSKPIIAIQFHPEAAPGPRDSEYFFARFRNLVKEALGK; encoded by the coding sequence ATGAAAGCCATTCTGGCACTTGAAGACGGAACTTGGTTTGAAGGAACATCCTTCACAGGCCCCGGTGAAACGGGCGGTGAGACCATCTTCAACACCGGCATGACCGGATATCAGGAAGTTCTCACAGACCCTTCATACACAGGACAGATGGTCTGTATGACCTATCCGCTTATCGGCAACTATGGAATAACAAAGGAAGACAACGAGTCTTCCAAAGTCCACGTCGCTGGATTTATTGTTAAAGAATGTTGCAAAAAGCCCTCTAACTGGCGATCAGTTATATCTCTGCCCGACTACCTTAAAGAAGCAGGCGTTATAGGGATTGAAGGGATTGATACCCGCGCTCTGACACGCCATCTCCGTATCAACGGAGCCATGCGCGGAATTATCTCAACCGAAGAAACCGATCCCGCCAAGCTTGTAGAAAAAGCTAAAAAAATTCCTACAATGGAAGGCCGTAATCTGGTAGATCAGGTAACTTCAACCTCCTGCTATGCTTGGAGAGAGAATAAACCTGTTCCTGTTGATGTGACATCCGGATATAAGTGGAGCGGCAAAGGCCCTAAACTCGTACTTATTGATTATGGTGTTAAATGGAACATTCTGCGCCTTCTCGAAGATCAAGGTTTTGAAGTTCTTTCTGTTCCTTCAAGCTACAGCGAAAAACAAATTCGCGATCTGGGTCCCGATGCCATATTCCTTTCCAACGGCCCCGGTGATCCCGGAGTTCTGGACCACGCTATCAAAACAGTGCGCGCCCTTTGTCAGGATTTTCCGACTGCCGGTATCTGCCTAGGTCACCAGCTTCTCGGACTTGCACTAGGTGGAAAAACTTTTAAGTTAAAATTCGGGCATCATGGCTGCAACCAGCCTGTATTGGACATGGAATCCCAGAAAATCGAGATTTCTTCACAGAATCACGGTTTTTGCGTTGACATTTCTGAATGTTCAGATCTTATAATGACTCATAAAAATCTTAACGATGAAACATTGGAAGGATTTGCACATAAATCAAAACCGATAATTGCAATTCAGTTTCACCCGGAAGCAGCTCCCGGTCCACGCGACAGTGAGTATTTCTTCGCCAGATTCCGCAATCTGGTAAAAGAAGCTCTTGGTAAATAA
- the gmhB gene encoding D-glycero-beta-D-manno-heptose 1,7-bisphosphate 7-phosphatase codes for MKKYILLDRDGTIIVDKHYLSDPEGVEILPNAEDGLKLMQDAGFGLIVVTNQSGIGRGYYSEDDMNAVNNRMKKMLSKSGIKFDAIYHCPHAPEQNCNCRKPAPGMFDNAIKDFKMNPTDCYVIGDKICDIELGLAKGASTILVRTGKGLKEEPQCEGKATYIADDLLRAAEFIINR; via the coding sequence ATGAAAAAATATATACTTCTTGATCGGGACGGCACAATCATCGTCGACAAGCATTATCTAAGTGATCCCGAAGGTGTTGAGATCCTGCCCAATGCCGAAGACGGGCTTAAACTAATGCAGGATGCCGGATTCGGTCTGATAGTCGTCACGAACCAATCAGGAATAGGACGCGGATATTATTCAGAAGATGACATGAACGCGGTCAACAACAGAATGAAAAAAATGCTGTCTAAAAGCGGAATTAAATTCGATGCAATATATCACTGTCCACATGCGCCTGAACAAAATTGCAATTGCCGCAAACCCGCTCCGGGAATGTTCGACAACGCAATAAAAGATTTTAAAATGAATCCTACAGATTGCTACGTAATAGGCGACAAGATCTGTGACATAGAACTCGGGTTAGCCAAAGGAGCCAGCACAATCCTTGTCCGCACAGGCAAAGGGTTAAAAGAAGAGCCTCAGTGCGAAGGTAAAGCCACATACATAGCAGATGATTTACTTCGTGCGGCTGAATTTATTATAAATAGGTAG
- a CDS encoding D-alanine--D-alanine ligase → MRVLLIAGGWSDEREVSLSGAKGIHSALLELGHEVDLLDPAQDFSNLMARANKADFAFINLHGSPGEDGLIQAMLNRTSCPYQGSGPESSFLTLNKAATKTIFDANSILSPKWELICDAEGCNGIEKLSPPVFIKPNSGGSSLGMTFAQNAQDMQSGIEKVFSMGDSALVEEYIKGIEVTCAILDNEPLPLILITPPDKAQFFDYNSKYALDGAKEVCPAPIEEKLTDKIKEITLKAHTLLGLSGYSRADFIISNGVPYILEVNTLPGMTPTSLVPRAAKAAGYSFSKLIEKLIELGLSRQK, encoded by the coding sequence ATGCGTGTTCTTTTGATAGCGGGCGGCTGGTCTGACGAACGGGAAGTGTCTCTGAGCGGAGCAAAAGGCATTCACAGTGCCCTGCTTGAACTTGGACACGAAGTAGACTTACTGGACCCCGCACAGGACTTCAGCAACCTGATGGCCCGCGCGAACAAAGCTGATTTTGCTTTTATTAATCTTCACGGATCACCGGGAGAAGACGGACTTATTCAGGCAATGCTGAACCGGACATCCTGCCCGTACCAAGGTTCTGGACCGGAAAGCTCTTTCCTGACTCTGAACAAAGCTGCCACCAAAACAATTTTTGATGCAAACTCTATTCTCAGTCCCAAATGGGAATTAATTTGTGACGCAGAAGGATGCAACGGAATAGAAAAACTTAGCCCCCCTGTTTTTATTAAACCTAATTCAGGCGGATCAAGCCTCGGTATGACTTTTGCCCAAAACGCGCAGGACATGCAGAGCGGAATTGAAAAAGTTTTCAGCATGGGTGACAGCGCACTGGTGGAAGAATATATCAAAGGAATTGAAGTAACATGCGCGATTCTAGACAACGAGCCGTTACCGCTTATCCTCATTACTCCTCCTGACAAAGCACAGTTCTTTGACTATAACAGTAAATACGCCCTTGACGGAGCGAAAGAAGTCTGCCCCGCACCGATAGAAGAAAAGCTCACAGATAAAATTAAAGAAATCACTCTGAAAGCACATACACTTCTTGGTCTTAGCGGATACAGCAGAGCTGATTTTATAATTTCAAATGGAGTTCCCTATATTCTGGAAGTAAATACACTCCCGGGGATGACTCCGACAAGTCTTGTTCCAAGAGCTGCAAAGGCTGCCGGGTACTCATTCAGCAAGCTGATTGAAAAACTCATCGAACTGGGACTAAGCAGGCAAAAGTAA
- a CDS encoding phosphohydrolase, whose protein sequence is MESCLTPPLPVKSDPSWSVPTASECMQHWEDYDMFDNIKAHSTQVAKVAVSIALIAEQAGIPVHVPTIQASALMHDIAKSYSILYGGNHSQLGAAWTMHLTGNPVIAMGVLHHVFWPFEPDADKYFLPLVVSYSDKRVMHDNLTSLKKRFGDLSVRYGKTEKIKQRIQQTYEQALVLEQRLENLLGVDLNACSFDSGRLV, encoded by the coding sequence ATGGAATCCTGTTTAACGCCTCCTTTGCCAGTTAAATCCGACCCTTCATGGTCTGTTCCTACGGCCTCCGAGTGCATGCAGCATTGGGAAGACTATGACATGTTTGATAATATCAAAGCACACAGTACGCAGGTCGCAAAAGTGGCTGTATCCATTGCTTTGATCGCAGAACAGGCAGGAATCCCCGTACACGTTCCAACCATTCAGGCATCTGCGCTGATGCATGATATTGCAAAAAGCTATTCAATTCTGTACGGCGGCAACCATAGTCAACTTGGCGCAGCCTGGACCATGCACTTAACCGGAAATCCGGTCATTGCAATGGGCGTACTGCATCACGTTTTCTGGCCGTTTGAACCCGATGCTGACAAATATTTTCTTCCGCTTGTCGTCAGTTACAGCGACAAACGAGTTATGCACGACAACCTGACATCACTTAAAAAAAGATTCGGCGATTTATCTGTGAGATATGGAAAAACGGAAAAAATCAAACAGAGAATTCAGCAAACATATGAACAAGCCTTAGTTCTCGAACAACGGCTTGAAAACCTACTTGGAGTTGACCTTAATGCGTGTTCTTTTGATAGCGGGCGGCTGGTCTGA
- a CDS encoding tetratricopeptide repeat protein, with protein MSGELTNARKKLAGVSSLLKQQKAMAAVQAVYDAVVAMLRGSLMKSEREEFQELLDSTVHILNGDKKLREDYPLIINYTHGEEKVLMEVLRELLKELQEKVSANAQDLLKAMEKRKRDILEQGQAQIEKGDVPEAHITFNQLIREFKDDTELRSEIADKFIKAGLYSEALSYLEDALAHDPNAIFLYNRIGIVLRKMQDFATAEKYYIKALQLNDKDEYLYFNCGRLYYDWKKWDKMAEAAKKAIKINPSFAEAEKMLKFANKKIG; from the coding sequence ATGTCCGGTGAACTTACCAATGCCAGGAAAAAACTGGCCGGAGTCTCAAGCCTTTTAAAACAACAAAAAGCTATGGCAGCGGTTCAGGCTGTATATGATGCAGTTGTTGCAATGCTTCGCGGCTCACTGATGAAGTCTGAGAGGGAAGAATTTCAAGAACTGCTCGACAGCACTGTGCACATTCTTAATGGTGATAAAAAACTGCGCGAAGATTATCCGCTGATCATCAATTATACGCACGGTGAAGAAAAAGTCCTGATGGAAGTTTTGCGCGAACTCTTAAAAGAGTTGCAGGAAAAAGTCAGCGCCAATGCTCAGGATCTCCTGAAAGCAATGGAAAAAAGGAAAAGAGATATTCTTGAACAGGGACAAGCCCAAATAGAGAAAGGTGATGTTCCCGAAGCTCATATTACCTTCAACCAGTTAATCCGTGAATTTAAAGATGATACGGAACTCCGTTCAGAAATAGCTGATAAATTCATAAAAGCCGGCCTTTACTCAGAAGCACTCAGCTATCTTGAAGATGCTCTGGCACATGATCCTAATGCAATCTTTCTTTACAACCGTATCGGAATAGTTCTTCGCAAAATGCAGGATTTTGCTACAGCCGAAAAGTACTACATCAAGGCCTTGCAACTAAACGACAAGGATGAATATCTCTACTTTAACTGTGGTCGCCTTTATTATGACTGGAAAAAATGGGATAAGATGGCCGAGGCCGCAAAAAAGGCAATCAAAATCAATCCCAGTTTCGCTGAAGCTGAAAAAATGCTGAAATTTGCCAACAAAAAAATCGGCTAA
- the glgB gene encoding 1,4-alpha-glucan branching protein GlgB — translation MPETLPVYIAPFDLFLFGKGEHWDLYRILGAHFDVQDKQEGYRFAVWAPNARNIYVAGDFNNWDSRANQLYPVGVSGIWAGFVPDVVPGQMYKYQVVQSDGREVTKTDPFAFRSEMRPGHAAVTWGLENYEWTDDSWMTKRRNDGLPLDKPMSCYEVHLGSWRRDNWDYRTYRQLTEELIPYVKDMGFTHIELMPIAEHPLDESWGYQTSHYFSPTSRHGTPDDLRYFIDKCHQEGIGVILDWVPGHFPKDEWGLGRFDGTALYEHADPRKGEHPDWGTYIFNFGRHEVCNFLLTNALYWLKEFHIDGLRIDAVASMLYLDYSRKDGEWVANEHGGNENIEAIQLFKQLNTVVHDQFPGAMMIAEESTSWPGVSRPVYTGGLGFTFKWNMGWMNDTLDYVSKSPIHRAYHHNSLTFSMIYAFSENFVLPLSHDEVVHGKGALLSKMPGDTWQQMANLRLLFSYQWAHPGKKLLFMGCEFGQWNEWDCRKELDWLLLGFPAHQGIRNTVTDLNRTMRENPAMYKQDNDWSGFEWVDFSDFKSSTISFLRKNDGDRPILWIFNFTPVVRSGYCLGCPQGGRWKEIFNSDAEIYGGSNVGNVGEVVAKKAGDIGSFPYYLELTLPPLGAIALRPE, via the coding sequence ATGCCTGAAACTTTACCTGTCTACATAGCCCCTTTTGATTTGTTCCTGTTCGGGAAAGGTGAGCACTGGGATCTTTACCGTATTCTCGGAGCTCATTTTGATGTGCAGGATAAACAGGAAGGGTATCGTTTTGCCGTGTGGGCACCGAATGCCCGCAATATTTATGTCGCCGGAGATTTCAATAACTGGGATAGCCGCGCGAATCAGTTATATCCTGTCGGCGTGTCCGGTATCTGGGCGGGATTTGTGCCGGATGTTGTGCCCGGTCAGATGTATAAATATCAGGTAGTTCAAAGTGACGGGCGAGAAGTAACTAAGACAGATCCTTTTGCTTTTCGTTCCGAGATGCGTCCCGGGCATGCCGCTGTTACATGGGGGTTAGAAAATTATGAGTGGACAGACGACTCATGGATGACAAAGCGCCGCAACGACGGATTGCCTCTTGATAAACCCATGTCCTGTTATGAAGTTCACCTCGGTTCATGGCGCAGAGATAACTGGGATTACCGTACCTATCGCCAGTTGACGGAAGAGCTTATTCCTTATGTAAAAGATATGGGATTTACTCATATTGAACTGATGCCTATAGCCGAACATCCTCTTGATGAATCGTGGGGATATCAGACCAGTCATTATTTTTCTCCGACTTCACGGCATGGAACGCCTGATGATCTCAGATACTTTATTGATAAATGTCATCAGGAAGGAATCGGGGTCATTCTGGACTGGGTTCCCGGACATTTTCCAAAAGATGAATGGGGGCTTGGGCGTTTTGACGGTACAGCCCTTTATGAGCATGCTGACCCTCGTAAAGGTGAGCATCCTGACTGGGGAACATATATTTTTAATTTCGGTCGTCATGAAGTCTGCAACTTCCTACTGACCAACGCGCTCTACTGGCTCAAAGAGTTTCATATTGACGGGCTTCGTATCGATGCAGTGGCTTCCATGCTATATCTGGATTATTCTAGAAAAGATGGAGAATGGGTAGCCAATGAGCATGGCGGTAACGAGAATATTGAAGCTATCCAGTTGTTTAAGCAGCTCAATACTGTTGTTCATGACCAGTTCCCCGGCGCAATGATGATTGCTGAAGAATCAACATCATGGCCCGGAGTTTCAAGGCCTGTTTATACCGGTGGTCTTGGATTTACTTTCAAGTGGAATATGGGGTGGATGAATGACACGCTTGATTATGTGAGCAAAAGTCCTATTCATCGTGCGTATCATCACAACAGTTTAACTTTTTCTATGATTTATGCTTTCAGCGAAAATTTTGTTCTGCCGCTTTCACATGATGAAGTTGTGCATGGCAAAGGTGCTCTTTTGTCTAAAATGCCCGGTGACACTTGGCAGCAGATGGCTAATTTGCGTTTGCTTTTCAGTTATCAGTGGGCGCATCCCGGCAAAAAGTTATTATTCATGGGTTGCGAGTTCGGGCAGTGGAATGAATGGGATTGCCGCAAAGAATTGGACTGGCTGTTGCTAGGGTTTCCTGCACATCAAGGAATACGCAATACCGTTACTGATTTGAACCGGACAATGCGTGAAAATCCCGCCATGTATAAGCAGGATAACGACTGGTCAGGGTTTGAATGGGTAGATTTCAGCGATTTCAAATCTTCTACCATCAGTTTTTTACGTAAAAATGATGGCGACAGGCCCATTCTCTGGATTTTTAATTTCACTCCGGTGGTACGGTCCGGTTATTGTCTCGGTTGTCCACAGGGCGGAAGGTGGAAAGAAATATTTAATTCGGATGCAGAAATATACGGCGGCTCCAATGTCGGTAATGTCGGCGAAGTCGTAGCCAAGAAGGCCGGAGATATCGGATCTTTTCCATATTATCTGGAACTGACCTTGCCACCGCTCGGTGCTATTGCTTTACGGCCTGAGTAA
- the pdxA gene encoding 4-hydroxythreonine-4-phosphate dehydrogenase PdxA — MKKNICITLGDPNGLGPELVCRSFSGRKPERVFLMVGPANSLEYHLEQLGLDPFYEEIDDPAKIVGAKAGYYHYCPEKLKDFKLNVGVADPEGGRGAGEALETAVQLLEDKIVYGLVTCPLNKAMLQLAGFDFPGHTEFLAERSGAGRENVCMHLGGPKLKVSLVTTHPKFVDIPALITKERILRCLDLTDQLVKSLGLEKPIAVCGLNPHAGESGRIGREEIDIIEPAIKEANAKGLNVEGPFPGDTIFYFAAQGAYSAVLAMYHDQGLAPLKLLHFSEAVNITLGLPYPRTSPDHGTGYDITGTGKASLDSFKAALETAGKMVDA; from the coding sequence ATGAAAAAAAATATATGTATAACTCTTGGTGATCCAAACGGGTTGGGGCCTGAACTTGTTTGCAGGTCATTTTCTGGACGTAAACCGGAGCGTGTTTTTTTGATGGTTGGTCCTGCGAACAGTTTGGAATACCATTTGGAGCAGCTTGGACTTGATCCTTTTTATGAGGAAATCGATGATCCCGCAAAGATTGTCGGGGCGAAGGCGGGATATTATCATTATTGTCCTGAGAAATTAAAAGATTTTAAGCTGAATGTCGGCGTCGCGGACCCTGAGGGAGGGCGTGGTGCCGGTGAAGCTTTGGAGACCGCAGTTCAATTGCTTGAGGATAAAATAGTTTATGGGCTTGTTACCTGCCCGTTAAATAAGGCTATGTTGCAGTTGGCTGGATTTGATTTCCCGGGTCATACGGAATTTTTGGCGGAACGGTCAGGTGCAGGGCGTGAAAATGTCTGCATGCACCTTGGCGGACCGAAGTTGAAAGTAAGTCTTGTTACGACTCATCCAAAGTTTGTTGATATTCCTGCTTTAATTACCAAAGAAAGAATTTTGCGTTGTCTTGATTTGACAGATCAACTTGTGAAGTCGCTCGGCCTTGAAAAGCCTATTGCAGTGTGCGGTCTCAATCCTCATGCTGGAGAATCAGGTCGAATCGGTCGCGAAGAAATCGATATTATCGAACCCGCTATTAAGGAAGCGAATGCGAAAGGGCTAAATGTCGAAGGTCCGTTTCCCGGTGATACAATTTTTTACTTTGCCGCGCAGGGTGCGTATAGCGCAGTCCTTGCCATGTATCACGATCAAGGTTTGGCTCCGCTCAAGCTTCTGCATTTCAGTGAAGCAGTAAATATTACGTTGGGATTGCCTTATCCGAGAACTTCACCCGATCACGGCACTGGTTATGACATAACCGGAACCGGAAAAGCGTCACTAGACAGCTTTAAAGCAGCACTGGAAACAGCTGGAAAAATGGTTGACGCATAA
- the kdsB gene encoding 3-deoxy-manno-octulosonate cytidylyltransferase codes for MNTISGCFGIIPARYESSRFPGKPLADICGKPMFWHVWNKASKCPEMAQVVLATDSSIIMDAAEKLGVPAIMTADTHTSGTDRVLEAARKLNIPKDSVVVNIQGDEPCLAPEMLSELVSPFTDKNVRVTTLASPISAKEALSPDRVKVALAKDNRALYFSRSPIPFSHDGKGEYLLHIGLYGFRMEALETFASLPGSPLEQRERLEQLRLLDNGISIHVTVTGHSCHGVDRPEDLDTAIKILEREQI; via the coding sequence ATGAATACAATATCAGGATGTTTCGGAATAATTCCGGCTCGCTACGAATCCAGCCGTTTTCCGGGTAAGCCACTGGCTGACATTTGCGGAAAACCCATGTTCTGGCATGTCTGGAACAAAGCGAGCAAGTGCCCTGAAATGGCACAAGTTGTCCTCGCAACAGACAGCTCTATCATAATGGATGCGGCGGAAAAACTAGGAGTTCCGGCCATAATGACTGCCGATACGCACACAAGCGGAACCGACAGAGTACTGGAAGCAGCGAGAAAATTAAATATCCCTAAAGATTCAGTTGTGGTAAATATTCAAGGAGACGAACCTTGTCTTGCCCCGGAAATGCTCTCTGAATTGGTAAGCCCTTTTACTGATAAAAATGTAAGAGTAACAACCCTTGCCTCTCCAATAAGCGCAAAGGAAGCTCTTTCCCCTGACAGGGTAAAAGTCGCGCTTGCAAAAGACAACAGAGCACTATATTTTTCCCGTTCTCCCATACCCTTCTCTCATGATGGGAAAGGAGAATATTTGTTACACATCGGCCTATACGGCTTCCGCATGGAAGCCCTTGAAACATTCGCCAGCCTGCCTGGATCCCCGCTTGAACAAAGGGAAAGGCTAGAACAGCTCAGGCTGCTGGACAACGGAATATCCATCCATGTCACGGTTACAGGACACTCCTGTCACGGAGTAGACCGTCCCGAAGATTTGGATACAGCCATAAAGATTCTTGAGAGGGAACAAATATGA